The Agrococcus sp. SGAir0287 DNA window CAAGCGGTCTGAAGAGTACATTTTTTGCGTCTTCGTTGGGGAGTCGGCCGTATCCGCGCTACCTCTGGGGCAGGAATGGGGAGGCGCCGGAACGACTGTTCGCGGCACTATCCATTGGGCGAGCCTGAAACGAACCGGCACAGGCGCTCGTCGCGAGGATCGCGAAGGCATGTTCTATCCAGTTCTGCTTAGTGAGGATGGAACGCAGTTCGTGGACGCCGGCACGTCACCCGGCAAGGGCGTGCCACGCGCGAGCGTCGAGTTCCCGCCCCACCTCACCCCCGTGTGGCCGATTCGAACGGACGGCTCCGAGGGACGCTGGCAGGTTGGCCCCGAGACCCTCCGAGACCTCTTCAAACGCGGTTTCGCACGACTTGGCAAACCCAACGGCAGCGAGACCGCAGTCGCCTACCTCAAGTCCGGAGAGCAGGCGAAGGTTGGGAAGGAGTACGCCGTTGTGGGGCATCGCGCGGACGGTTCGATCGTGACCGATGATGCACCGACGGAAGCCAAGTTCCGCGCAACGACTGTCTGGACTCTGGGCCGCCATAGCGCTGGCCATCACGGGAGCAACCTTCTTCGGCAGTTGCTTCCCGGTCGCACGTTCCCGTTCCCCAAGTCGCTGTACGCAGTCGAGGACACGCTTCGATTCTTCGTCGCCGAGAAGCCGAACGCGACGATCGTCGACTTTTTCTGCGGTTCCGGCACGACCGCTCACGCGGTGATGCGACTCAACAAGCAGGACGGTGGCGAGCGACGTGCAATCTCGATCACAAACAACGAGGTTGCAGCTGAAGATCAGCGCGCGCTCCGCGATGCAGGTCTTCGCCCCGGCGACGAGACCTGGGAGCGCTCAGGTATTTGCGAAGCGATCACGAAGCCACGAGTCGCGAGCGCCATCACTGGAAGAACGCCTGATGGTGTCCCCGTCCGGGGGGACTACAAGTTCACGGACGAGTTCCCGATGACCGACGGGCTCCTGGAAAACGTGGAGTTCTTCACACTGACGTACGAAGCGCCGCTCAGCGTTTCGTCGCACCGTGAGTTCGCGAGAATCGCGCCGCTGCTGTGGCTTCGCGCTGGCTCCCGAGGCCGCCGTATCGACGACGTCACCGCAGGTTGGGATGTCGCGGAGTTCTACGGTGTACTCGCCGACCTCAACCACTCCGAAGCCTTCATCGAGGCGCTCGCCGCGTCCGAGACAGCGCGCATGGTCTTCATCGTTACAGACGAGGACCGTCTATTCGAGTCCACGGTGCGCGAGCTGCCCGAGGGCGTCGAGCCTGTGCGCCTCTACGAGGCGTACCTGCAGAACTTCGAGATCGAGACGAGCCGGAGCGCCCTGTGAGGTTCACCCTGAAGGACTACCAGGAGAAGGCGGTTGACGACGTCCTCCGTCAACTCGGCGATGCCAAGACGCTGTGGGAGCGCGACTGCAAGACGACATCGCTCGCACTGACCGCGCCGACCGGAGCCGGCAAGACCGTCATGGCAGCAGCAGCAATCGAGGCGCTCTTCTACGGCTCGACCATGTTCGACGTCGAAGCCGACAAGGGCGCCGTCGTGCTCTGGTTCTCCGACGACCCGAATCTCAACGAGCAGACCCGCATGCGACTGCTCGACGCGTCCGACCGCATCAACCCGTCCGACCTCGTCGTTATCGAGCCGCCGTTCGCGACGCCCAAGCTCGAGCCGGGCCGCGTCTACTTCCTCAACACGCAGAAGTTGTCGAAGACCTCGAAGCTCACTCGCGGGCACACCGAGGACGAGTCGGCGCTCGACTTCGGCGTGGCTGCAACCCCCGACCTGCAAGGCTTCACGATTTGGGAGACGATCGCGAACACGATCGCCGACGAGGATCGGACCCTGTACCTTGTGCTCGACGAAGCCCACCGAGGGTTCAACACGAAGGCGTCGAAGGACAAGACGACGCTCGTGCGCAAGCTGGTGCAGGGTCACGCTGGCTATCCGCCGGTGCCCATCGTCTGGGGTATCTCGGCGACCATCGACCACTTCAACGAGGCGATGGCGGCCGCGGAGAGCGGCGGTTCTGGCCGGTCACGGCTGAATGCCGTCAGGGTCGACGCCTCGCTCGTACAGGAGTCCGGCCTCGTCAAGGACGTCGTGAGCCTCAACATCCCAAACGAGGCGGGCAACTTCGACACGACGCTCGTGACGCTCGCCGCCCAGCGCCTCGTTGCGACGAGTGCGCGGTGGTCCGAGTACTCGCGCGAGCAGGGCCTCACCGAGCCCGTCGTGCCGCTCCTCGTGCTGCAGGTGCCGAACACGCCCGATCCAGACGAGATCGGGCGAGCGCTCGACGCGATCGCCGCCGAGGTCGACGACCTTCGCGGCGCACAGGTCGCGCACGTGTTCGGCGATCACACGCGACAGGAGTTCGGCGCGTGGGACGTGCCGTGGATCGAGCCTCAGCGGGTGCAGGACACGCCAAGCGTGCGCGTGCTCATCGCCAAGGACGCGATCTCGACCGGTTGGGACTGCCCGCGCGCCGAGGTGATGGTGTCGTTCCGCCCCGCGAAGGACAGCACCCACATCACGCAGCTGCTCGGCCGCATGGTGCGCAGCCCGCTCGCTCGGCGCGTGCCCGGCGACGAGGCACTCAACTCGGTCGAGTGCATCCTGCCGTTCTTCGACCGCACGACGGCCGGCAAGGTCGTGCGATTCCTCACAGGTCAGCTCGAGGAGATGCCCGGCAGCGGCGGCTCGAAGAAGATCATCCTCGACGGCAAGTCGCTAGCGCCGAACCCGAACATCCCGGCAGCCGTCTGGGATGCCTGGGACGCGCTGCCGACGCAGACGCTGCCGAAGCGCGGCGCCCGCCCGGTGCAGCGGCTCGTCGCACTCGCCCAGGCGCTGGCGTACGACGGGGTCGTGCCGGGCGCGCTGAAGTCGGTAGAGACCGAGATGCACGCCGTGCTCGACGGCTTCGCCACTCGCTACGCCGCCAAGCTCGACGAGCAGATCGACGAAGTGCTTCGCGTCGACGTGCAGCAGATCGTCGGCACCTCGGGCTCGACGAAGCTCTCGTACCGCGAGTTCTCGATGCGCGCCGACGACCGCGCCATCCGCTCGGCCTTCGAGGAGGCGAAGAAGGCGTTCGGCGCCGACATCGCGCAGTCCTACGTCAACCACCTCGCCGACCGCGAAGGTGGCGACGACGACCTGCGCGACGCGTACGTGAAGGCCTCGGCTCTCGCGACCGTCAAGGAAGTGCGCGCCCGCGTCGACCAGGAAGCGACGGAACTCGCCACCCGCTGGTTCGCTGCGCACCGGGTCGCGATCAAGGGCCTGCCCGACGTGCGCCAGCAGGACTACGACGAGATCCGCGCCATGACGACCGAGCCGCAGCGCGCATCGCTCGGTCGCCCGCGGTCGCGGGTCGAGGACTACAGCGTCGTCGACGAGCACGAGCAGGTGTCGAAGGCTCCGGTGGTCGATCGCCACCTCATGTCCGACGAGGACGGACTCTTCCCGCTCTCGTCGCTCAACTCATGGGAGCAGCAGGTCGTGATGGCCGAGCTCGACCAGCCCGGCGCGCTGGGCTGGTACCGCAACCCGCCGAGGTCGGCGAACGACTCGCTCGGCATCGCGTACCGCGACCCGCAGGGCAGCTGGCGCACGATGTACCCGGACTTCGTCTTCTTCCACGAGGTGCAGGGCGAGGTGAAGGCGTCGATCGTCGACCCGCACGGCACGCACCTCGACGACGCCGTCGTCAAGCTGCAAGCGCTGGCGGAGTTCGCCCAGGAGTTCGGCGCGGAGTTCCACCGCATCGAGTCGGTCGCCGCGGTCGGCAAGCAGCTGCGCGTGCTCGACATGAAGCGCGGCCCCGTGCAGCAGAGCGTGCTGCACGAGCCGAAGACCGCCGTCGACTTCTACACGTCGGACATCGCGGTCGACTACACGGTGTGAGGTGGACGGGCCGTCTGCAAGGCGGCCCGTCTTCGCTCAGCGCGCCGCGGCCGAGCAGATCGAGCGCACGTCGCAGAGGCGGCACTTGCGCCGCTCGGGCTTCGGCTCGAACTCACGCGCACGGAGGCTCTCGACGGTGGCGACGATCTGCCGCTCGGCCGCCTCGATCGCGGCGGTGTCGACCGCCACGTCATGGCGCTGCTCTGCCCCGAGGTCGTGGATGAAGGCTGCGCCGACGTCGAGCCCCTCACGGCGGCCGGCCTCCGTGTAGATCTGCAACTGCAGCGGGTCGACCTTGCCGCCGGTTGACGTTTTGTAGTCCACGATCGCGAGGCGACCGACCTGCCCCTCGTGGTTGTCGTAGATGACGTCGGCGCGGCCGGAGATCACGGCGCCCTCGAGGTACAGCTCGAATGGGCGCTCCGTCGCCCACGTGCGCAGCAGGTCCTGCGGATGCTCTCGCACGTACCGCAGCACCAGCTTGCGGGCCTTGTCGCGCATCTCCCGATGTCCGGCCTTATTGGCATACGGGAGGAAGAACTCCGAGTCGAGCAGCTGGTCGATCTGCGCGGTGCTCGGCACCTCGCCGGTCGCCTGCGTGCGCTCGGCGAGCACCCGCATGGTGTGGTGCACAGCGTTGCCGTAGCCCAGCTCCGGCTGGATGGTGGGCGTGAACCCGAGCTCGTTGCGCAGGAGGTAGCTGCGGGGGCACGACTCATACGCGGCGAGCTCGCTGTAGGTGACGGCGAGGTCCTCCGTCTGCAGGCCGCCCTTCGACGTCGCTGAGGTCGGCGCGCCGGCGCCTCCGAAGGAGGCTGCCACCTCGGTGAAGAACGGCGAGGCCCCACGGTTCTTGCCGCTGGGCTGCAGCGAGAAGCTCGAAAGGAGGAGAGCGTCGCGAGCGCGCGTGACGGCGACGTAGAAGAGCCGCCGCTCGTCTGGGTCAGTCCCTTCGTAGCGGCTGACCTCGAATCGCCCCTCGAGCTCGCTCGGCCACTCCTGTCGGCGCCCGCTCATGCTCGACGGGAACCGGGTCGTGACGAGCGATGGTAGGAAGACGACGGGCCACTCCAAGCCCTTGGACCCGTGCACGGTGCCCAGCGCGACGCCATCCGCCGCGGCGCCTTCCTCACCCTCGAAGTCGTCGTAGTGGCCGGTGGCGTAGTTCACCAGCAGGATCGCCAGGTTCTTGTAGAACCACGCGCCGCCGCTCTGTCCACCGACCTGCTCACCGGGCACCGCGGGATCCTTGCGCGAGCGCCAGCTGACGCCCTCGTAGTCGGCGAGCACGGTCGTGCAGCGCGCGATGGTACCGAGCCGATTCCGCACGAGTGCGTCGCCGAGATCCCACTTACGCACCCCGAGCAGCGACATGAGCGCGTAGAAGTCGCCGACGAGGCTCTCGTTGAAGGTGCTGGCGAGCGCCTGCTCCTTCCAGGTCTCGAGGTGCTCACGAAGCGCAACTGCGCTCGCCCCGTCGAGGTCGAACACGGAGGCGTACTCGGCGACGAGTGGAGCGAGCTCGACGCGCTCGCGCGGCGACCCACGGCCGGTCGACCATTCGACGTCGCTAATCCAGGCGTACGTCTTGCCGAACACCTGCGGCTCGGGCTGCGCGAACAGACCTGACCGCCCGCCCGCCTGCACCGGGATGCCGCCGGCCTCGAGGGCGGCGATGAGCGCCGG harbors:
- a CDS encoding site-specific DNA-methyltransferase, with translation MSRLNDLLRRLDQTDAALAKDLRREVEALTDRRAFGLNFERHAPEAVELPGRPVRRGDKVRVLPPRGSKIGSGDQRLWRVTGFARTDDDARSAKLELLGNEAETSDALVDDLVVVAEFRDPIYPGLVSTGKVERGGDKPYHAVINAENYHALQTLLFTHRGKVDAIYIDPPYNTGAKDWKYNNDYVEGEDLYRHSKWLAFMERRLKLAKDLLNPDDSVLIVTIDEKEYLRLGLLLEQVFPAAEIQMVTTVIAPQGSARGRLFKRSEEYIFCVFVGESAVSALPLGQEWGGAGTTVRGTIHWASLKRTGTGARREDREGMFYPVLLSEDGTQFVDAGTSPGKGVPRASVEFPPHLTPVWPIRTDGSEGRWQVGPETLRDLFKRGFARLGKPNGSETAVAYLKSGEQAKVGKEYAVVGHRADGSIVTDDAPTEAKFRATTVWTLGRHSAGHHGSNLLRQLLPGRTFPFPKSLYAVEDTLRFFVAEKPNATIVDFFCGSGTTAHAVMRLNKQDGGERRAISITNNEVAAEDQRALRDAGLRPGDETWERSGICEAITKPRVASAITGRTPDGVPVRGDYKFTDEFPMTDGLLENVEFFTLTYEAPLSVSSHREFARIAPLLWLRAGSRGRRIDDVTAGWDVAEFYGVLADLNHSEAFIEALAASETARMVFIVTDEDRLFESTVRELPEGVEPVRLYEAYLQNFEIETSRSAL
- a CDS encoding DEAD/DEAH box helicase; the protein is MRFTLKDYQEKAVDDVLRQLGDAKTLWERDCKTTSLALTAPTGAGKTVMAAAAIEALFYGSTMFDVEADKGAVVLWFSDDPNLNEQTRMRLLDASDRINPSDLVVIEPPFATPKLEPGRVYFLNTQKLSKTSKLTRGHTEDESALDFGVAATPDLQGFTIWETIANTIADEDRTLYLVLDEAHRGFNTKASKDKTTLVRKLVQGHAGYPPVPIVWGISATIDHFNEAMAAAESGGSGRSRLNAVRVDASLVQESGLVKDVVSLNIPNEAGNFDTTLVTLAAQRLVATSARWSEYSREQGLTEPVVPLLVLQVPNTPDPDEIGRALDAIAAEVDDLRGAQVAHVFGDHTRQEFGAWDVPWIEPQRVQDTPSVRVLIAKDAISTGWDCPRAEVMVSFRPAKDSTHITQLLGRMVRSPLARRVPGDEALNSVECILPFFDRTTAGKVVRFLTGQLEEMPGSGGSKKIILDGKSLAPNPNIPAAVWDAWDALPTQTLPKRGARPVQRLVALAQALAYDGVVPGALKSVETEMHAVLDGFATRYAAKLDEQIDEVLRVDVQQIVGTSGSTKLSYREFSMRADDRAIRSAFEEAKKAFGADIAQSYVNHLADREGGDDDLRDAYVKASALATVKEVRARVDQEATELATRWFAAHRVAIKGLPDVRQQDYDEIRAMTTEPQRASLGRPRSRVEDYSVVDEHEQVSKAPVVDRHLMSDEDGLFPLSSLNSWEQQVVMAELDQPGALGWYRNPPRSANDSLGIAYRDPQGSWRTMYPDFVFFHEVQGEVKASIVDPHGTHLDDAVVKLQALAEFAQEFGAEFHRIESVAAVGKQLRVLDMKRGPVQQSVLHEPKTAVDFYTSDIAVDYTV
- a CDS encoding ATP-dependent helicase, whose amino-acid sequence is MKFKWVAPTTATQVVPQAFVAALPAHPSPKLPVTPAPAPLEPGVRIEPVTKGPKAHDADIPALSGDAADAVAHRGSHLQIIAAAGSGKTEVVSQRVASLLADGAPPESIVAFTFTEKAAAELKERIRERVTARMGVEATDQLGRLFVGTIHAYCFRMLQTYVPRYETYTPLDANQLTNFIYRESNRIGITDIWPERGRFKSMEVFQRGIDVIENELIEVETLPAGPFKQAVAGYYESLDRYQFMSFGTQIVRAVEALADPETHAAVTAPLLHLIVDEYQDVNPAQERLVELLAKPHGSADVVVVGDDDQAIYQWRGSSVENIVTFADRYDDVTQFRLLTNRRSRPGIVEVANGFAQSIEGRIDKQMLPFREADGPSVAIARDDGDEHSAAAAIADQIREFHAQGLPYRDIAILVRGRAAYPALIAALEAGGIPVQAGGRSGLFAQPEPQVFGKTYAWISDVEWSTGRGSPRERVELAPLVAEYASVFDLDGASAVALREHLETWKEQALASTFNESLVGDFYALMSLLGVRKWDLGDALVRNRLGTIARCTTVLADYEGVSWRSRKDPAVPGEQVGGQSGGAWFYKNLAILLVNYATGHYDDFEGEEGAAADGVALGTVHGSKGLEWPVVFLPSLVTTRFPSSMSGRRQEWPSELEGRFEVSRYEGTDPDERRLFYVAVTRARDALLLSSFSLQPSGKNRGASPFFTEVAASFGGAGAPTSATSKGGLQTEDLAVTYSELAAYESCPRSYLLRNELGFTPTIQPELGYGNAVHHTMRVLAERTQATGEVPSTAQIDQLLDSEFFLPYANKAGHREMRDKARKLVLRYVREHPQDLLRTWATERPFELYLEGAVISGRADVIYDNHEGQVGRLAIVDYKTSTGGKVDPLQLQIYTEAGRREGLDVGAAFIHDLGAEQRHDVAVDTAAIEAAERQIVATVESLRAREFEPKPERRKCRLCDVRSICSAAAR